TGAAgatgtaaataaatatagatttggtatgtatttgtaatatttgtcAGCGTAGTCCGAATATGGTGATTATGTGAGCAATTTCAATGAGTTGTCATCTAATGATAATGTGAAAGTATCACCTCATCCGGATTCTAGGACTATCTACTAATTAGCCCTTTTTGGTTTGTGTTTCTTGGGGTACTCAATGTGGATAGCCCTCGGTGTCTCGAATCCCTCCTCTCCTATGGGCTAAACCCCACATGTCACCCTTTTCAAGCGGGAGAGGAAACTATTGGCTACGGATGCTAGTTAAAAGAATAGGAATTTTCATTTGCAGATCAAACTTTTAACGTGTAGAGGCTTAACTGAGTCTAAATTAGATACCAATGCCCCtaagattttgaaattgttATGTAGGAACTCAATGTCAGACTTCCTAAAGCCTCAAATTATGAGATTTCAAAAGCCTAAATCAATTGGCATCTGCCAATAAGTATGAGCCATGAGATCGGTGAATTCGTAGGTTTATGACTTACCGGGTGCATTTGTAAATTACCaagcaaaaaggaaaatttcTGTAATATTATTGCTAAACCATCTTTGGATTGTCGTACTTTTACTCAATGACTCAAGATTCATAGAGGAAGAAATATTACAATAAGATAGATAAGATCAGAATTGTCTATGCGCTTTACATGATCAGAAAGAGCTATAAACCGTGTGTAAAGAGAAGATGCTTAAAAGCCCTGAACTTTGTTTTCCGCTGTTTTAGACTGCTATATCTCCACTAACCAGTTCCAATATGTACCTGTTCATGAAAGTGAGTTCTCTATCTTCTCATACTCTGTAATTGTCTTTCCCATTATAAGggaaatttatttatacatatgtATCATTGATTCGAAGctgatttatgaaattttaatgttttaatttgtATATGCCCATCTGTATCTGATTGGAGTTTCTACATTATTAATGCAGGTCTGATGACTGTATTGTTGATTAGTCACCTTCTGAAGCTCCTTGTTGTGGAAGGCTTTTCATGATTATCCCCATCTTCTTCTGGCAGCTTGACAGCAGAGTAGGTCCCTGCCCCACACAGCGCCCCGAGGATAGGAGCACTGAGGTACACCCATATGGCTTTGTAGTTGTTTGCCGCAATCGCTGGCCCTAGCGTTCTCACTGGATTCATCGAACCTCCTGTTGTTGGCCTATAAGATACCACGAAAGAAAAGATCTCAATAGATCATCCGAAGTATTGTGCTTGAAATTTTGATACCACAAAAGAAAAGATCTCAATAGATCATCCGAAGTATTGTGCTTGAAATTTTTAGGCAATCAACATCCCTTTAAATTGCATTACTGAATcctgtttttattttagatcagaaaaaaaaaaaagaaaaaaaaaaggatcttgTGTTTGTGACATTGAGGGTAGCTAAATAAGATGTTTTCCTCTTACGTAATAATGATGGTGTTTTTCCTTCATTGCCAAGTCTTTTAGGCATTTTCTTTAATGAATGGACACACGGGTCGTCCTTTATGCCATTTTTATAGGAAGGGAAGAAAGTATCATTTGAGTCAGAGCTAAATAGCACAATTTTTTAGCCGTTGAATTTCTGTTAAACCTATGAGTCCAAAAGACACATGCAATGCAGTCGGGGTTGTTAATTATGATTTGTTGCAAGGAAATCGTCCAGCTTAGTTCAAAGAGCTAGAGATCTGACATACCCGGCCACGAGTATGTTGAGCATGACAGTAGCTCCTGCCGCGATTCCCGCCAACTCTCCCACCTGTTGAATCATGATGCAGAATAAGTATATTTGATCAATATTGTCACCCCCAACAAGTTGGCTaaagttaatttctttttaccTCTCCTTATCCTGAGCTTGAAGATAAAccccaaaaaagaaacaattgtTGAAGATATAAATATTCAAACTAGCAAATTCCTGAAAGAACAGATCCTGGAAGcatttaattaagttttttttttttctctcgcaAACTTGTTTCGATACGAAAAGAAATAGCTGAATCCACAAAACATGTTGGATGATTTACAGTGACACCTCATGAATTTCGCAAGTGAAGTGGTGCGGGGATCTTGCAAAGGTAtatgatgagttatctgcttAATTAAGAGCTATGAGCTAGTGTGAACTtttacacacatacatatacatatatataattgaaatatCAGATGTGaatatgactatatatatatatagtaccttaTCTTGTCATGTCTCGGAACGTGTTCTATCTTGGCCTTGATTTTAGTGAAATCGACAACTAGTACTAGGATATTATATTTATTGGGAGGTGGAACTTGCATGGTGCCTACCATTATATATTGACTCTTGTCTTTTGGGCTATTcagaaaaacatattttaaaggAGAGGCTTGCGTCTATTGGAAGTTTTCTCAGCAGCCTAGCTAGCAAGCAGGATCCGTCTAGGCAGTGAgctgaaaataattaaaaaaaagtagaaataatTATGGTTTTTAAATTACAGCATCACAATCGTACGTTTgattgaaagattttttttatttatttattttgcaaatacatttCAATAATCGTAGCTGGTGAGAAGAAATGACTTTATTTTGTCGTTAATCCCTCCACTTCTCGATACACGGACGTTTGTCGTGGTGAAAAAAAATGGGAGGTTTCTAATTTCTGTAGAAAATATCTGAAATTATTTcaaggaaaataaatttgaattgcCAAACATATGTACACATGATAATCAATGAAACGCCACATACAGAAATTAACTATTTGTGCGCCTCAAGATGCTTTTCttgcacatatatatgtataaactTATAGAAGTGTACCAAAAATGATGATTTAGAAAAGGTAATTCCATTAATATTACTTCATGGCAGAAGAAATTTGTATAATATAGAAAGGAGTTTCTTACAGCTCTTGTGTCGGTGGCTACGGCGGTAATAACGAACATGAGGTTGAAGCTGATTACGAACTCCAAGGCAAAAGCTTGACCATATGTCCCTGAAGGAACAGTGACTCCCCCTCCCATTGTGGGGTGGAAAATCCCTTTTAGTGCAAATGCAGCACATATAGATGCCACTAACTGCGCTCCAATGTATATGGGCACCTGCCAAAGTAATAAAACCTAGTGTTAGTCAAAGAGACTTTTTAGAGATGCAATGAAAGCGCATTGGCTAGCTTTGAAAGGAATTTTGTCACTACTTGTTTCCAAGGGAAGTGTTTTAGGGCAGCAAAGGCAATGGTGACGGCTGGGTTGAGATGAGCTCCTGAGATGTGTCCCGTTGAGAGAATGACAATCATAACCGCAAGGCCGGCGGAAACAGCGCAGCCAAGCAGGGTTTCTGAGCCTTGTGTCTTTTGGTTCACAATGGGCGTGGCTGTCGAAGCAAGGATTAGTATGAGAGTGCCTATGAACTCTGCTCCAATCTGCAGGTTTTGGCATCAACACACCAACAATAACGCGCAATTGAAATACGGGCTAGTTTGTCTCTCACTAACCTATGAAAATAAACGCGATATGAACTTGTAGAGCAGTTTTGATTTTGAGCTCGACATATATAGAAAGTTCtgcgtgtgtgtgtgatatACTGCCTTTTCTGCAAATACTACGTGCGTACCTTTTTTGCAAGTGGGATAGAAGGGGGTGGCAATGAGCAAGAAACTTTGGGTAAGGTGCCTTCTTCCATGCCCCATTGCTCAACGTTGAAGCACTTGCAGCCCTTGAGAAGGGATCTCCTTCCATTCCCACTTCTCTCTGACTTAAACCCGCCAAAGAGCGGAGCACCTGGAGTCCCTGGTGTCGCAGGCGTTGAAGGTGCCGATGGAACTTCCTCATTATCCATcactccaaaacaaaacaaaaaatagttaaattaatacTAACAACcaaagctagagagagagagagagagagagagatctcgGAGCGAGGGAGGAAAAAGTTTGCCTCTCAGTACCCTTGGTTTTGAAGAGCGTACCGAGCGTATGATATTTATAGTGGGAGGGGAGTTGACTTGGGGAAtcccaagaaaacaaaaaaatagaaaaagagaacAGAAATTAGTGGTTGCAAGTGCTGGAGATGGGGAGAGGAAGTGGCTGTACCTGTGGAAGTGGATGGTGGGACATTGCATGGAGTCATGAATTTGGGACTTTGGAAAGAGGCCGCTTTGAACATGGGACATGAATTGTGGATTTCCTGTCTCTGACACAGAAGgattcttattttcttattttcgtCTTTTCTACTATTCAATTTCTACACACAAATAATAGAGCCCGGCCTCATTAAAGCGCGAGATAGATCGCGTGCATGCAATCTGCATGGTAGGTAGGTAAATTAGTTATAACATTTTTAACCTTTTCTTCTAGATGTAAATGCAATCTTTGGATGAGCGTTTATCGTGTGGTTCTTAAATTGATTTAAGGAGGAAGAAAGGCCATACCTTTTGTGACTGatcatgcatattatatagaTCATGTATAGATGGATGTTTTACCTTCACTTAATTTCCGGGGTATTAGTTGTGCACTCCACgcgtcttttgtttttttaaaaagttttttagtCGAATAACCTAAAGAGAAGTACAACTATACCTACAAAAagataatacaaaaataatcacacaaactaacattaattatatcatacgttagatctaatttataataaaattaattttacaatttaacatacaACATCAAATCATAccatcaatttatagatttaattttgtggGATCTCTAtctttgtggctaaaacatttctctaacCTCAATATCATTCTGATTGAACAATGGTATGATCATTATCAATTTTATTACACAACTTCATAGATTATGATGACATATGTAAACcacgacacacacacacacacatatagctCTCACATGCAGCATCTCtctataattaatttagagacaCAATATGCATGCAGTTGGAGAGGGAAATTTTGGGTCCGGCAAACTTGGATGAGTCATCGATCGTTTATAAAACAGCTTATAATTAATTGACATGCTTCGTTGGCTCAGTCCATTAGTAAATGATCAGCACTATGTAGCATGGTCGTATGTCAGATAATTACATGATCATTAcatgaataatatatactagtacgtACTtggttaattatatatgtatcgtatatataatattgatgcATGCAGGGAATCTGTGATGTTGGACAATAAAATACGTATAAATTTGGAAGTCATGTATATATGCCCATCTGCATGCAGTACTGCTTCAATCATAATTCTAGACATGTTAAACGTGCTTCAAAGTGGCAGCTAGCTTGTTTGTctcataatattaattaacGCTGTTGATCTACTTCTTGGTGAAACTTTCAAACTACTCCAAAATTAAttaacagctagctagctgatatTATCTTGCGCTCATGCATGCATCGATCATATATACTGCATacaagctgcatgcatgcagcatgtaATTAGtggaaaatgtaattttatatatatatagggaagtGCTCATTATTAATTCTTACTGCAAGCATGCAAatcatgttttattaaaaaaattaagtttcttATTATTGCCAAACGCGCGTCTTGTTATATGTTTGCtttttcatcattatatatattatattataatattgcaCTATTTACagctttatatataaatgagagCTAATTAAAAGACGGTACTTATTCTTTTCAGCAAATGGATATTGATGGACTTGTTGGGAATACTCATCCTCACCTTCTCCTAGCTAGAATATGTTCTTCACTGTGGAGGTTATATTTGGTTAGTGGCGAAAAATTCGTGGAtcgtttcaaatattttcttcgAGTAAATGAAACCTAGCTAAGCTAGCGAGCTGCAAGTCTAGTACAACGTACAACGAGAAATATGTAGTTGTTAAGGACGCGTAGCAGTACTAtagatcgatatatatatatatatatatatatatataatcgaaaagattaatgaataataaaaaaaaaaaaacaaaagaatataaCTTACACTAGCGATCGATCGTGGATGTATGTACAGTGGTGGGTACCTGCAAATTAATTAGGATCAATGGTTGCCCATGTATCATGATGTGCTGAGGGTAACAGTGGTTATAGATCGAATCAAAGTTGGTGGTGCGAATATGGTAAGGTTATGGCTTTGCACTGCATGCTTTTTGGATTCAAGAACGAACTGCTTTTGGTTGGATACC
Above is a genomic segment from Juglans microcarpa x Juglans regia isolate MS1-56 chromosome 1D, Jm3101_v1.0, whole genome shotgun sequence containing:
- the LOC121262269 gene encoding aquaporin NIP6-1 — translated: MDNEEVPSAPSTPATPGTPGAPLFGGFKSERSGNGRRSLLKGCKCFNVEQWGMEEGTLPKVSCSLPPPSIPLAKKIGAEFIGTLILILASTATPIVNQKTQGSETLLGCAVSAGLAVMIVILSTGHISGAHLNPAVTIAFAALKHFPWKQVPIYIGAQLVASICAAFALKGIFHPTMGGGVTVPSGTYGQAFALEFVISFNLMFVITAVATDTRAVGELAGIAAGATVMLNILVAGPTTGGSMNPVRTLGPAIAANNYKAIWVYLSAPILGALCGAGTYSAVKLPEEDGDNHEKPSTTRSFRR